In Haladaptatus cibarius D43, the sequence GTAGTGGGCGTCCAACGCCCGAACTGTCGCGTAGCCGACTGCCGCGACGATGGAAGCGGAGAGGAGGTGTGTAAGGTGATCCCACCACCAGACGTTCTGGTACGGGCCGAGGGTGCCGACGGCGTGGAGGAAAACGGCGGTCGTAATCCACAGCGTCAGTCCGGCGTCCATCGGAATCTGATAGTCGCGTTCGAGGATTGCCGGAACGAGCGTGATGGCGAACGCCATTCCGGCGTTGACCATGATTCCGAGGTTGCCCCTGTCCAGTCCGACGAAGAAGATGCCGACGAGGCTCAACTCCATTGCGCGAGTTAACTGTCGCTGTCGTCGGGGCGAAATCCCGATCTGTTCACGAAGTTTCATCGGATTCGCTCCTGAACGTCGTTCGGCAGTCGCGTCCGGGGCGGTGCAACCCGCCGGAAGTACAGTTCGAAGACGATGCCCGCCACGATACCGATAGCCGTCGCGTAGACGAAGTCCCACATCAGCAGGTGTTCGCTCTCGATGAATGCGGTGCCGAGGTAGATGTCGGAGAGCCATTCGATGACCGCCCAGACGCCCGCCGTCGCAATTGTGGCGATGACAACGAAGAGAACGGCGAACCAGTGTGTCATCCGAACCGGCGTGAAAACGTGCAGTTCGACGGCGACGATGAGCGCGAGCGCGGCCACCGAGAGGTACGTCGCCACCCGTGTCGTGAGCGCGAGCGTTGCGAGCGCGCGCCCGAGGACGGGAAGCGCGGCGAGAAGCAACACTTCCCACGGCAGCATCGCCTCGGCGTTTCGGTAGGAAAGCGGCGGAATTACCGCCACCGCGAAGACGAATCCGGCGAAGATAGCCCACAGGAAATCCGCCTGAAGCAGACTCGCCACGACGACGACGAGCAGAAATCCGACCAGAACCCACGCCAGTCCGGCGTTGATGCGCTCGTTTTCCACGAGTGCGCCCAACCGACCGATTCGCTGTGCCATATCGGCCGATAGGGCTGCCGTCGGTAAGAAATGTTAGGCCGTGAGGTAGGCACCTGCGTAGGCCAGTACCGCGACGGTAACCGCGGCCATGCCGGTACAGAGCCACGCCCGTGGGTCTCGCTCGACGCGGAACGAGCGCAGTGGATACAGCTTCGGGCCGACGCCGACGGCCCCGACGGCGAGCACCGAGAAGACGAAGTGGTACGAAACGTCGAGCGTCGGTGCCGGAAGGAACAGCGCAGTGAGCGCGTAGCCTGCGCCGAGCGTTGCTCGCCCGTGGACGTGACCCAGCAGGTGTTTTTCGTGGTCATGGGAACCGTCGCGCAAGCGGAAGTACGCGAAGACGGCGAGCCACGCGGCCGCCAGTTCCACGCCGAAGATTGCGAGCAGGTTCAGCGTCGCGTCGGGCGGATACAGGGCGACTCGGTTGTGAAGCAGGACGGTGTCGAAGGGGTAGAGAAACTGCGGCGGTTCGCCCGTGAACACGTCGCCGAAGGGATGGGACAGCAGGCCGAACGCCGCCGCGGCGAGTAGCTCTCGGGATTGGAGGTCGGTGCTCGCATTCGCGGCGAGTGCGACCGCCGCCCCCGCCAGTACGAAGACGAGCATGACGCCCGCACCGAGGACGCCGCTTTCCACGAAGCCAATCCAGACGAGCGCCGAGAGAACGACCGCGCCGACCGTTCTTTTGTCCCTTCGTCCGGTTAGCAGGACGAATCCGGGAGCCGCGACGAGCGCGACGACGAGGGAGTGCGTCACCGCTCTGTGGACGAGTTGTGAACTCCCCCAGAACGCGTTGGTCATCGACCAGACGCCGCCGAATCCGGCTTGCGCGAGTCCGACCAGCGCGTAGGCCATATCCACGTCGGGAACCGCGGCGAACGCGCCCGCGACTACGCCGAACGCGAACGCGCGCTCTGCGGGCCAGTATCGGTTGGCGACGAGCGCCGCCAACGCGAAGGCTAACAGAGCGTGGCCGACCATCATGGGAGTTCTTCTTCGTATTCGGTGACTATAAAGTTCTCTCCGAAAACGGATGGGCGCCTATCGGCGAACTCGCGTTCTCGCGGCGATACTGCGAGAACGCGAGTTCGGCGTGTTCGTGGCCACGAACGCGCTCCCCCCCCCTCGACCACCGAACCGAGTCTCGACTGTCGAGAGCGCGTCGTTACGCGAAAAAAGAGTGCGACCTTAGAACTGCGACTGCTGGACGGGCGACTGCTGCATCGGCGATTGCTGTTGGGTGGACGACTCCTGTCCGCTTTGGAGTCCGTCGAGCAGTCGGTAGGTCGAATCGACGGCTCGGGAAAGCACGGTTGCACACTCCTGACAGTGCGCGTGCGGGTGTTGTCTGCACTCGTCGGCGCATTCCTCGGCGGCACGCGCGAACACTTCCGCGACTTCCGGCCCGAAGACCGAATCGCGGGAGATGAGCTTCGCGTTCAGCGTTCCGAGGTCTGCAACGTCGCGGCAGAGTCGGATGCAGTTTGCCATCTGCGGCCCTTCGTCAATGCACTGGTCGGCACACCAGTCACACACCTTCGCGGCCTTCTCGAAGTCTTCGAGCGCGATTCGCATCTCGCCCGGCAGTTGGTCTTCGAACTGGCCAACCTGCTGTGTCGTTTGCTGGCCCTGCTGGGTCATCCCCTGTTGACCCATGCCTTGCTGGCCGATTCCCTGTTGAGTTTCCTGACCGATTCCTTGCTGGCCCTGCTGGCCACCGGGAATCTGGCTCTGTTGTTGCGGCTGGCCGTGCTGCTGTGTCTGTTGCCGCTGCTGTCCCTGTGTTGGGCCATACTGCTGTCCTTGCATCTGGCCCTGTTGTTGTGGTTGGCCGTGCTGCTGTGTCTGCGGTTGACCGTACTGCTGACTCTGACCGTGTTGCTGTCCGTGTGAACCCTGCATGTGTCTCTGTTGTGCCATTGTTTTCCTCCACCCAGCAACGTGCTGGGGTGTCCCGCGATACACCGATAGCCCGAATAAACGGCGGCGACTGTTTCCACCGTTTGGAAACCGTTCGACCGGAGAAACGCCGCGTTGCCCGATTCAACGAGTCGTTGGACGCGGGGTGCCGGGAAGGCGGGGTTTTTGGTACCTCGCGTGATACTGTGGCGCATGGAAAAGCCCACCGTAGGCGAGTTGACACCACCCGACAGGACGCTGATGGGACCCGGCCCGAGCGAAGTGCATCCCCGCGTACTCAGGGCGATGAGTACGCCGTTGGTCGGTCATTTAGACCCGTCGTTTATCGAGGTGATGAACGACGTGCAAGACCTGCTCCGGTACACCTTCCGAACCGACAATAAGTGGACGATTCCGGTATCCGGCACGGGGTCGGCGTCGATGGAGGCCGCGATAGGCAACGTGGTCGAACCCGGCGACACCATGCTCGTCCCGACGAACGGCTACTTCGGCGGGCGGATGGAGTCGATGGCGACTCGCGCAGGCGGCGAGGTCGTCCACGTGGACGCGCCGTGGGGCGAACCCCTTGACCCGGCAGATGTTCGCGTCGCGTTCGAAGAACACGACCCGGACGTGTTTGGATTCGTTCACGCCGAAACGAGTACCGGCGTGGTTCAACCCGACGTTTCTGCACTCACGGACATCGCACACGATCACGACGCACTGGTGATTGCCGACTGTGTCACCTCCCTCGGCGGCGTCGAACTCCGTGTTGACGAATGGGACATCGACGTGGCCTACTCCGGCCCGCAGAAATGCCTCTCCTGTCCACCCGGAGCCAGTCCGTTGACGCTCAACGACCGCGCGATGGACAAAGTGTTGTCGCGCGAGGAACCCGCTCGGTCGTGGTATCTCGACCTCAGCTTGCTCGAAGGCTACTGGGGCGACGAGCGCGCCTACCACCACACCGCCCCGATTACGAACGTCTACGCGCTCCGCGAAGCTCTCCGCCTCGTCGCCGAGGAAGGTATCGAAGCGCGATGGGAACGCCACCGAAAGATGGCTGGCGCGCTCAAGGCGGGCGTCGAGGCGATGGGAGTCGAGATGAACGCACCCGACGACTACTGGTTGCCGAGTCTGAACGCGGTTCGGGTGCCTGCGGGGGTCACGGATACGGACGTGACGGACTACCTGCTGGAACAGTACGATCTCGAAATTGCGACTGGACTCGGTGATTTGGACGGCGAAATCTTCCGTATCGGCTGTATGGGCTACTCCGCCCGGCCCGAGACGGTGTCCTATCTAGTCAGCGCGCTCGGCGATGCCTTGGAAAAACAGGGTGCAAACGTGAACGTGGAGGCCGGATTATCCGCGACGAGCACTGCACTCGGCAGATAGACTCTCAGTAGTTGCGAGACGAGGACGCACAGACCTGTATTTCGCCCGTACTTTTCACCGTCACCTCGTGGTCGCTGTAATCGAACGTCACACTTCCGTCACTGCCCGAACTATCCTCGATAGAGCCGATAAGCGCATCAAGTGCGTCCGGATCGATGGCCTCGTAGAGCGGTTCGAGGGCGCTGAGGTCGTCATCGCTTGCCGCACTCGGAATGATTTTTCGATTGGAAACCGCAGAAACGGCGGAGAGAACCGCCTCGGTCGGCGTTTCGTTCGGCTGTCGTTGGTACGAGAACTGTTCCGTTCCGCAGTCGTCCGATGTGGCTGTTTTCGGGGACATCTGATGCACCCGGGCCTAGCGGGTCTGTTGAGGTATTGCCTTTCGTTGGCTACTCAACGCTTTAAGTGTCGGAGGACGAGACGAGGGTGTGGCGGAGGAGGTTCGTCAGCCCTCGCCGCAAGAGCGTCGAAACGGCTTGGTCGGAAATGTCGAACTCCGCAGCGATTTCTCGAAGCGTGATTTTTCGCGGCACCTCGAAGAACCCTTTTTCCACGGCGTACAACAGTATTTCCCGCTGTCGTTCGGAGATGCCGTAGGACGCTTCGCCCGGGTCGTCCGCGCGATAGATTCGCTTGAGTTGAAGCGACACGTCGCGTTCTTCTAACAGACTTTGTAACGAGAACAGCACGTCCCGGTTGGGAATTCGGGCGCTGATATGCGTTCCGTCGTCCGTGGCCCGCACTTCGAGGAATGTGATGCCGTGTTCCACCGCGATTGGATAGACGAGCGAGGTTTCGCCTTCCTCTGACAGCGCCACGCGATACAGTCGCCGTCCGTTGCTTTCGGCAAGAATTTCGAACGCTTCGACGGTCGGGTCGTTCGGCAGTTCCCTGTCGATGGTGTCGAAGTCGTCACAGTCCACCCAGCAGACGAGGGCCGGTGCCTTCCCCGACCGGAGTTGCAAATCCTCTACATCGACGACCAACCCGGTGACGGCGTGTCGCGTTTCAGCCAAAATCGGCGTGGAGAGGTCGAACTCTGCTATGACGTTCATCGCTCGAACGTTTCCGAAAGACGGACT encodes:
- a CDS encoding four-helix bundle copper-binding protein, whose translation is MAQQRHMQGSHGQQHGQSQQYGQPQTQQHGQPQQQGQMQGQQYGPTQGQQRQQTQQHGQPQQQSQIPGGQQGQQGIGQETQQGIGQQGMGQQGMTQQGQQTTQQVGQFEDQLPGEMRIALEDFEKAAKVCDWCADQCIDEGPQMANCIRLCRDVADLGTLNAKLISRDSVFGPEVAEVFARAAEECADECRQHPHAHCQECATVLSRAVDSTYRLLDGLQSGQESSTQQQSPMQQSPVQQSQF
- a CDS encoding helix-turn-helix domain-containing protein, coding for MNVIAEFDLSTPILAETRHAVTGLVVDVEDLQLRSGKAPALVCWVDCDDFDTIDRELPNDPTVEAFEILAESNGRRLYRVALSEEGETSLVYPIAVEHGITFLEVRATDDGTHISARIPNRDVLFSLQSLLEERDVSLQLKRIYRADDPGEASYGISERQREILLYAVEKGFFEVPRKITLREIAAEFDISDQAVSTLLRRGLTNLLRHTLVSSSDT
- a CDS encoding pyridoxal-phosphate-dependent aminotransferase family protein yields the protein MEKPTVGELTPPDRTLMGPGPSEVHPRVLRAMSTPLVGHLDPSFIEVMNDVQDLLRYTFRTDNKWTIPVSGTGSASMEAAIGNVVEPGDTMLVPTNGYFGGRMESMATRAGGEVVHVDAPWGEPLDPADVRVAFEEHDPDVFGFVHAETSTGVVQPDVSALTDIAHDHDALVIADCVTSLGGVELRVDEWDIDVAYSGPQKCLSCPPGASPLTLNDRAMDKVLSREEPARSWYLDLSLLEGYWGDERAYHHTAPITNVYALREALRLVAEEGIEARWERHRKMAGALKAGVEAMGVEMNAPDDYWLPSLNAVRVPAGVTDTDVTDYLLEQYDLEIATGLGDLDGEIFRIGCMGYSARPETVSYLVSALGDALEKQGANVNVEAGLSATSTALGR
- a CDS encoding HalOD1 output domain-containing protein, which produces MSPKTATSDDCGTEQFSYQRQPNETPTEAVLSAVSAVSNRKIIPSAASDDDLSALEPLYEAIDPDALDALIGSIEDSSGSDGSVTFDYSDHEVTVKSTGEIQVCASSSRNY
- a CDS encoding metal-dependent hydrolase, producing the protein MMVGHALLAFALAALVANRYWPAERAFAFGVVAGAFAAVPDVDMAYALVGLAQAGFGGVWSMTNAFWGSSQLVHRAVTHSLVVALVAAPGFVLLTGRRDKRTVGAVVLSALVWIGFVESGVLGAGVMLVFVLAGAAVALAANASTDLQSRELLAAAAFGLLSHPFGDVFTGEPPQFLYPFDTVLLHNRVALYPPDATLNLLAIFGVELAAAWLAVFAYFRLRDGSHDHEKHLLGHVHGRATLGAGYALTALFLPAPTLDVSYHFVFSVLAVGAVGVGPKLYPLRSFRVERDPRAWLCTGMAAVTVAVLAYAGAYLTA